A region of the Thermithiobacillus plumbiphilus genome:
CGGGCCAGGAATGAGCAGTTCTACGCCGACTATCTCGCCGGCACACTCGACATCCACGCCTTTCTCGATTTCCAGCTCAGGCCCCTGGCCGACAATCCGCCCGAGGCACTGAATCGCTGGCATGCGGATTTCATGGCCAGTTGCATCGAACCGATGATCACCCCGGCTGCCCGGGCGCTCATCGCCCAGCACCGGGAACTCGGTCACGAACTCGTCATCATCACCGCCACCAACCGCTTCGTTACCGGACCCATCGCCAGGGCGCTGGGTATCCAGCACCTGATCGCCACCGAACCCGCCATGGAGGATGGCCGCTATACCGGCAAGGTGGAGGGCACGCCCTGCTTTCGGGAAGGCAAGATCACGCGCCTGGAGGCCTGGCTGGCGAACACGCGGCACAGCCTCGAAGGCAGCTATTTCTACAGTGATTCCCACA
Encoded here:
- a CDS encoding HAD family hydrolase, producing the protein MTLALFDLDNTLLTGDSDHAWCEFLIEQGVLDGDSFRARNEQFYADYLAGTLDIHAFLDFQLRPLADNPPEALNRWHADFMASCIEPMITPAARALIAQHRELGHELVIITATNRFVTGPIARALGIQHLIATEPAMEDGRYTGKVEGTPCFREGKITRLEAWLANTRHSLEGSYFYSDSHNDLPLLQRVEHPFAVNPDDKLRAHAQAAGWPILDLRGERIQRVG